The following are encoded together in the Gemmatimonadaceae bacterium genome:
- the ctaD gene encoding cytochrome c oxidase subunit I, which yields MDPPFVMDTTALPEIATTSIRQLEASWTSPHNALAWLATVDHKKLGIRYIVTAFVFFLLGGVEAALMRAQLARPEARLLSPELYNQLFTMHGTTMMFLFIQPVLSGFSFYLTPLMIGARELAFPRLNTFSYYAFLLAGVFMYASFAIGHAPDGGWFAYTPLTGPRFDPGINMEFYVLGLLFLGISTTAGAINSIVTILKLRAPGMSIDRMPLFLWSSLTMSISVVLAMPALTVALGFLELERRWHFVFFNPALGGTPLLWQHLFWVFGHPWVYIIFLPATGMLSMIIPVFCRRPIIGHTFLAVSTVVTGLIGFGVWVHHMFATGLPQLSMSFFGAASMTISIPSAVTIFAWIATMWHGRVVLATPMLFALAFILQFTIGGITGVMGAAVPFDWQIHDTYFVVGHIHYVIAGSSVFAVFAALYYWFPKMTGRLLSESIGKASFWVMTIGFNLAFFPMHIAGLLGMPRRVYTFQPGLGLESSNLVSTLGAYLFAIGVAITIWNVAQSRFAGVLAGPDPWGASSLEWLASSPPREYNFEHIPLVTSRDPLWDGGLRFGPAYDEGRLTPRTSALDAQLEAVIELPEDNGWTVLIAVTLLVAFVGLLVRLDWLTALGGVATLLCLARWLWPVHDKMLETEV from the coding sequence ATGGACCCGCCATTCGTCATGGACACGACCGCGCTCCCTGAGATCGCGACGACGAGTATTCGCCAGCTCGAGGCATCGTGGACCAGTCCACACAACGCGCTGGCGTGGCTCGCGACGGTCGACCACAAAAAGCTCGGCATTCGCTACATCGTCACCGCCTTCGTCTTCTTTCTCCTCGGCGGCGTCGAAGCAGCGTTGATGCGCGCGCAGCTCGCGCGCCCTGAAGCGCGTCTCCTCTCACCGGAGCTGTACAACCAGCTGTTCACGATGCACGGCACCACGATGATGTTCCTCTTCATTCAGCCGGTGCTATCGGGATTCAGCTTCTATCTCACGCCGCTCATGATCGGCGCGCGAGAGCTCGCCTTCCCACGGCTGAACACGTTCAGTTATTACGCATTTCTGCTTGCGGGCGTGTTTATGTACGCGAGCTTCGCCATTGGCCACGCGCCCGATGGCGGATGGTTCGCGTACACGCCGCTCACCGGACCGCGCTTCGATCCCGGAATCAACATGGAGTTCTACGTCCTCGGACTCCTCTTCCTCGGCATCTCGACGACGGCGGGCGCGATCAACTCCATCGTCACGATTCTCAAACTGCGAGCACCCGGCATGTCGATCGATCGCATGCCGCTGTTCTTGTGGAGCTCGCTCACGATGTCGATCTCCGTCGTGCTCGCAATGCCGGCACTTACCGTCGCTCTCGGCTTTCTCGAGCTGGAGCGACGCTGGCATTTCGTTTTTTTCAATCCGGCGCTCGGCGGCACGCCGTTGCTCTGGCAACACCTGTTCTGGGTGTTCGGACACCCGTGGGTGTACATCATTTTCCTTCCCGCCACGGGCATGCTCTCGATGATCATTCCCGTCTTCTGCCGGCGTCCGATCATTGGCCACACGTTTCTCGCCGTCTCCACGGTGGTGACGGGGCTCATTGGCTTCGGCGTCTGGGTGCATCACATGTTCGCGACGGGCCTCCCGCAGCTGTCGATGAGCTTTTTCGGCGCTGCGAGTATGACCATCTCGATTCCAAGCGCGGTCACCATCTTCGCCTGGATTGCGACGATGTGGCACGGACGTGTCGTACTCGCCACGCCGATGCTGTTCGCTCTCGCCTTCATTCTGCAATTCACGATCGGCGGTATCACGGGCGTCATGGGCGCCGCGGTGCCGTTCGACTGGCAGATCCACGATACGTATTTCGTGGTGGGACATATCCATTACGTGATTGCGGGAAGCTCCGTCTTCGCGGTGTTCGCGGCCCTGTACTACTGGTTCCCGAAGATGACGGGGCGGTTGCTGAGCGAGAGCATCGGCAAGGCGAGCTTCTGGGTGATGACGATCGGCTTCAACCTCGCGTTCTTTCCGATGCACATTGCTGGGCTGCTCGGCATGCCGCGCCGTGTGTACACATTCCAGCCAGGCCTCGGACTCGAGAGCTCGAATCTCGTCTCCACGTTAGGCGCGTATCTCTTCGCGATCGGCGTCGCGATCACGATCTGGAACGTCGCGCAGAGCCGCTTCGCCGGTGTGCTGGCCGGTCCCGACCCGTGGGGCGCGAGCTCGCTCGAGTGGCTCGCAAGCTCACCGCCGCGAGAGTACAACTTCGAGCATATCCCGCTCGTGACGAGCCGGGATCCACTCTGGGACGGCGGGCTGCGCTTCGGCCCTGCCTACGACGAGGGGCGGCTCACGCCGCGCACCTCGGCGCTGGATGCCCAGCTCGAAGCGGTCATCGAACTGCCGGAAGACAATGGCTGGACCGTGCTCATCGCTGTTACGCTGCTCGTCGCCTTTGTCGGATTGCTCGTTAGGCTCGACTGGTTGACGGCTCTCGGCGGTGTGGCGACCCTGCTCTGTCTCGCGCGCTGGCTGTGGCCCGTTCACGACAAGATGTTGGAGACCGAGGTATGA
- a CDS encoding c-type cytochrome, with product MIRSRSLGSWRVLIVIAVVACARRVSNSAVPGGDVSRGATALAAFSCGACHQIDGIAGAAGLVGPPLNGIADRTMIAGELPNTPDNMKRWIIDPQSVEPNTAMPNLHVSPIVARDMVAYLYTLRN from the coding sequence ATGATCCGGTCGCGGTCGTTAGGCAGCTGGCGTGTGCTCATCGTCATCGCTGTCGTCGCGTGCGCCCGGCGCGTCTCCAACAGCGCGGTGCCGGGAGGCGACGTCTCGCGCGGCGCGACGGCGCTCGCGGCTTTCTCGTGCGGCGCGTGTCATCAGATCGACGGCATCGCTGGCGCAGCGGGACTGGTTGGCCCGCCGCTCAATGGCATTGCCGATCGCACGATGATCGCGGGCGAGCTGCCCAACACGCCGGACAACATGAAACGGTGGATCATTGATCCGCAATCCGTGGAGCCGAATACCGCGATGCCGAATCTCCACGTCTCCCCGATTGTCGCGCGCGACATGGTCGCCTACCTCTACACGTTACGGAACTGA
- a CDS encoding SRPBCC family protein, which translates to MSLRIEETFELRAPVERTWRYLVDPRQVVNCLPGAELTEVQGDETFLGRVKVKVGPITAAYDGRVTITRRDDAAHVVSMVGEGRERSGAGSAKMTMTSRLTPLDGGATHVQVVADVDIVGRAAQFGRGMIESVNKQLFRQFTECLRGTLEAPELAELQAEPLPPSPPTTPTTARVAGAMPAVPIPAEPLRLVPLVARAFVDWLRRLGIALVGRPRHP; encoded by the coding sequence ATGTCGCTTCGTATCGAAGAGACCTTCGAGCTCCGCGCGCCAGTCGAGCGCACCTGGCGCTATCTGGTCGACCCTCGCCAGGTCGTGAACTGTCTGCCGGGCGCGGAGCTCACTGAAGTCCAGGGCGACGAGACTTTCCTCGGACGCGTGAAGGTCAAGGTCGGCCCGATCACCGCGGCGTATGACGGTCGCGTGACGATCACGAGACGTGACGACGCCGCGCACGTCGTCAGCATGGTTGGCGAGGGCCGCGAACGCAGCGGCGCCGGCTCGGCGAAGATGACGATGACGAGTCGGCTGACGCCGCTCGATGGCGGCGCGACGCACGTGCAGGTCGTCGCCGATGTCGACATTGTGGGTCGTGCGGCTCAATTCGGGCGCGGGATGATCGAGTCCGTGAACAAACAGCTCTTCCGTCAGTTCACCGAATGCTTGCGCGGCACGCTCGAGGCCCCCGAGCTGGCCGAGTTGCAGGCGGAACCGCTGCCGCCCTCCCCGCCGACGACGCCGACAACGGCGCGCGTTGCCGGCGCGATGCCCGCGGTGCCGATTCCGGCCGAACCGCTGCGCCTCGTGCCGCTGGTGGCGCGAGCCTTTGTCGACTGGCTGCGTCGCCTGGGGATCGCGCTCGTCGGTCGTCCGCGACATCCATAG
- a CDS encoding cytochrome c oxidase assembly protein produces MHASALSPADVWTSWGGEPGVIVAIAVAAAAYASGVRALWRRAGVGRGVPRWRVTAFSAGLATIAIALLSPLDALGETLFSAHMVQHLLLMMLAPPLLVLGMPHVAAAWLLPPRRLTWLRQRHATRGLLAVWHGATTWPFALGSSTAALWLWHAPRLYTLALERPWVHALEHLSFIATAILLWWRILLPRHERRSAYAIGVLLLLATSMESGALGAVLAFAREPWFPIQAAGARAWGITPLEDQQLAGLIMWVPGGLFYIAAAGALFATWLANHRAPSNVAVSGGIP; encoded by the coding sequence ATGCATGCAAGCGCACTGAGTCCCGCCGATGTGTGGACGTCGTGGGGTGGCGAACCCGGCGTCATCGTGGCGATTGCCGTTGCGGCCGCCGCGTACGCGTCGGGCGTACGCGCCTTGTGGCGACGAGCCGGTGTCGGCCGCGGCGTTCCGCGTTGGCGAGTCACCGCGTTCTCGGCTGGCCTTGCGACCATTGCCATCGCATTGCTGTCACCGCTCGACGCTCTGGGAGAGACGCTCTTCTCGGCGCACATGGTTCAGCATCTCCTCCTCATGATGCTTGCGCCGCCACTCCTCGTGCTCGGCATGCCGCATGTGGCGGCGGCGTGGCTGTTGCCGCCACGGCGCCTAACGTGGCTGCGGCAGCGGCACGCCACACGGGGGCTTCTCGCCGTCTGGCATGGAGCGACAACGTGGCCCTTCGCCCTCGGCAGCAGTACGGCCGCGCTCTGGCTCTGGCACGCGCCACGATTGTACACGCTGGCGCTCGAGCGGCCCTGGGTTCATGCGCTCGAGCACCTGAGCTTCATCGCGACGGCGATCCTGCTCTGGTGGCGCATTCTTCTGCCGCGACACGAACGGCGATCGGCCTATGCGATCGGCGTGCTTCTCCTTCTCGCGACCTCGATGGAGAGCGGCGCGTTAGGCGCCGTACTCGCGTTCGCGCGCGAGCCATGGTTCCCAATACAGGCCGCGGGAGCGCGTGCGTGGGGGATCACGCCGCTCGAGGACCAGCAGCTCGCAGGGCTCATCATGTGGGTTCCGGGTGGACTCTTCTACATCGCCGCTGCGGGAGCGCTCTTCGCGACCTGGCTCGCCAATCACCGTGCACCGTCCAACGTCGCGGTCTCCGGGGGCATCCCATGA
- a CDS encoding DUF6496 domain-containing protein, which produces MAAKRGGRKSSRRKYGRGASKRVESAMRRRKHGTLKRGKSGHGGKVKSRKQAIAIGLSEARKKGAKVPRKRSSRKRTSRKRSSRKSS; this is translated from the coding sequence ATGGCAGCAAAGCGTGGCGGCCGCAAATCGAGTCGACGAAAATACGGCCGCGGTGCAAGCAAGCGCGTCGAGAGCGCGATGCGCCGACGAAAGCATGGAACACTGAAGCGTGGCAAGAGCGGCCATGGTGGCAAGGTGAAGAGCCGCAAGCAGGCGATCGCGATCGGACTGTCGGAAGCGCGCAAGAAGGGAGCGAAGGTCCCGCGCAAGCGTTCCTCGCGCAAGCGGACTTCCCGCAAGCGTTCGTCCCGCAAAAGCTCCTGA
- a CDS encoding haloacid dehalogenase-like hydrolase, translating into MSKHFLLVSDFDQTLSFNDSGHLLSESLGLTGFAEKVAGLSRLNLVQSGAELTYLLRHDPEFRRVRRDDLVDVGRRIRLKRNIDMLADCLERGIDGYRFDFYVLSAAPQEVVNAALDGIVPPDRIIATCFEFDAATGEIASVLRVPAGFGKVAALDELRFRLGVPRERVVYVGDGSSDIHVMLHVNRGDGLTIAASEARHIAQIARRTVISDDALSVLVPVLEEVVGYDPGRIRLLFEQRGLLIQEWDRVRTDWLTIRA; encoded by the coding sequence ATGTCGAAGCATTTTCTGCTCGTGAGCGACTTCGATCAAACCCTGAGCTTCAACGACTCGGGGCATCTGTTGAGCGAGTCGCTCGGCCTCACCGGCTTCGCGGAGAAAGTCGCGGGATTGTCGCGGCTGAACCTCGTGCAGTCGGGCGCGGAGCTGACCTATTTGTTGCGCCACGACCCCGAATTCCGCCGCGTGCGCCGTGACGATCTCGTCGACGTCGGCCGCCGCATCCGTCTCAAGCGGAACATCGATATGCTCGCCGATTGCCTGGAGCGGGGCATCGACGGCTATCGCTTCGATTTCTACGTCCTGTCCGCGGCGCCGCAGGAAGTCGTGAATGCCGCGCTCGACGGCATCGTGCCGCCCGACCGAATTATCGCGACCTGTTTCGAGTTCGACGCTGCCACGGGCGAGATCGCGTCCGTGCTGCGCGTCCCGGCCGGCTTCGGCAAGGTCGCGGCGCTCGATGAGCTCCGCTTTCGACTCGGCGTTCCGCGCGAGCGCGTTGTCTACGTGGGCGACGGGAGCTCGGACATCCATGTGATGCTCCACGTCAATCGCGGCGACGGCCTAACGATTGCCGCGTCGGAAGCACGGCACATCGCGCAGATCGCACGCCGGACCGTGATCAGCGACGACGCGCTGAGCGTGCTCGTGCCGGTGCTCGAGGAAGTCGTCGGCTACGATCCCGGACGGATCCGGCTCTTGTTCGAGCAGCGCGGCCTCCTCATTCAGGAGTGGGACCGCGTCCGCACGGATTGGCTCACGATCCGCGCCTGA
- a CDS encoding xanthine dehydrogenase family protein subunit M: protein MIPSSFDYLAPATLGEAVNLLHEHAGDAKILAGGQSLIPMLKLRLAEPALLIDINRIPGLGYVDERDGSLRIGALARESDLETASVVRQRYQILNDTTAVIADPLVRNSATVCGNIAHGDPGNDHPATMLALEATFVAVGPRGERRIAARDFFLGLFSTALNEDEILEEIVVPRPTAPAAGAYLKLERKVGDYATAGVAVQLTLDASGGCARAGIGLTNVGAMAIEAVRAQDFLRNKPLDSPTIAQAAEIAAGEADPIEDRRGSADYKRDVVRVLTARAIRIAANRAAGANIATPLPFTYSPSQAALRS from the coding sequence ATGATTCCGTCGTCCTTCGATTATCTCGCGCCGGCGACACTCGGCGAGGCAGTCAACCTGCTGCACGAGCACGCCGGCGACGCCAAGATCCTGGCCGGTGGCCAGAGCCTGATCCCAATGCTCAAGCTCAGGCTTGCCGAACCGGCATTGCTCATCGACATCAACCGCATTCCGGGGCTCGGCTACGTCGACGAGCGCGATGGCTCGCTCCGCATCGGCGCGCTCGCTCGCGAATCCGATCTCGAAACCGCATCGGTCGTTAGGCAGCGCTATCAGATACTGAACGACACGACGGCCGTCATCGCCGATCCACTCGTCCGGAACTCGGCAACGGTATGCGGCAACATCGCTCACGGCGATCCGGGGAACGACCACCCCGCGACCATGCTCGCGCTCGAGGCCACGTTCGTCGCCGTCGGGCCGCGCGGCGAACGCCGAATTGCGGCACGCGACTTCTTCCTCGGCCTGTTCAGCACTGCACTCAACGAAGACGAGATCCTCGAGGAAATCGTCGTTCCACGGCCGACGGCGCCGGCTGCGGGAGCCTATCTGAAGCTCGAACGCAAGGTGGGCGATTACGCGACCGCGGGCGTCGCCGTTCAACTCACTCTGGATGCGAGTGGAGGTTGTGCGCGTGCGGGAATCGGCCTGACAAATGTCGGCGCGATGGCGATCGAGGCGGTGCGTGCACAGGACTTCCTTCGCAATAAGCCGCTGGACTCGCCGACGATTGCCCAGGCCGCCGAGATTGCGGCGGGCGAAGCCGATCCGATCGAGGACCGCCGAGGCTCGGCGGACTACAAGCGCGATGTCGTCCGCGTACTCACTGCGCGCGCCATTCGCATCGCCGCGAATCGCGCTGCCGGAGCGAACATCGCAACGCCGCTGCCGTTCACCTACTCGCCCTCACAAGCAGCGCTCAGGAGTTAG
- the coxB gene encoding cytochrome c oxidase subunit II, with protein MGCRVQYAAIRMALPATVVALAACDTPMNALDASGDPARRIATLGWFMIVLSAIIFIGVVIVLAWAVSRNRRTTDLSPDLTPRGRGWIVYGGALMPTLVLVAIFVVAMSTLGMFPVRGAPPVLTIHVTGRQWWWQIDYLGPKLQTYLTTANEIHIPVGQPVRVLLTSADVIHSFWVPKLQGKLDLIPGDTNDIRLRAERPGEYRGQCAEYCGLQHAHMAFTVVADDSATFARWWRAQLEPATPPADSLTQLGQRVFVNGPCVVCHTVRGTPARGQIAPDLTHVGSRRTIAAGVLPNSLGALEGWIANAQSLKPGTQMPNITQFNGRELRALAAYVYSLK; from the coding sequence ATGGGGTGCCGCGTTCAGTACGCCGCGATCCGTATGGCGCTCCCCGCGACCGTCGTGGCGCTGGCCGCGTGCGATACGCCGATGAACGCGCTCGACGCAAGCGGCGATCCGGCACGACGCATCGCGACGCTCGGCTGGTTCATGATCGTGCTGTCCGCGATCATCTTCATCGGGGTCGTGATCGTGCTTGCCTGGGCCGTGTCGCGCAATCGGCGCACCACGGACCTCAGTCCGGACCTCACGCCACGAGGACGCGGCTGGATCGTGTATGGCGGGGCGCTCATGCCCACGCTCGTACTCGTCGCGATCTTCGTCGTCGCGATGAGCACTCTTGGAATGTTCCCCGTGCGCGGCGCCCCACCGGTGCTGACCATTCACGTTACCGGCCGCCAGTGGTGGTGGCAGATCGACTATCTCGGACCGAAGCTGCAGACGTACTTGACGACTGCGAACGAGATCCACATCCCCGTCGGTCAGCCGGTGCGAGTGCTTCTGACCTCCGCGGACGTCATCCACAGCTTCTGGGTGCCGAAGCTGCAAGGCAAGCTCGATCTCATCCCGGGTGACACGAACGACATTCGCCTTCGCGCCGAGCGTCCCGGCGAATATCGCGGGCAGTGCGCCGAGTATTGCGGGCTCCAACACGCGCACATGGCCTTCACCGTCGTCGCCGACGACTCGGCCACGTTCGCCCGGTGGTGGCGCGCGCAGCTCGAACCGGCCACTCCACCCGCGGATTCACTGACGCAGCTCGGACAGCGGGTCTTTGTGAATGGCCCATGCGTCGTTTGTCACACCGTGCGTGGCACTCCGGCACGGGGCCAGATTGCGCCGGATCTCACCCACGTCGGCAGCCGCAGAACGATCGCCGCGGGCGTACTGCCGAACTCGTTAGGCGCGCTCGAAGGATGGATCGCGAATGCGCAGTCGCTCAAGCCCGGCACGCAGATGCCGAACATCACCCAATTCAACGGCCGCGAGCTCCGCGCTCTCGCGGCCTACGTGTATAGCCTGAAGTAG
- a CDS encoding bifunctional DedA family/phosphatase PAP2 family protein, with amino-acid sequence MAAHLVGLVAHYGYALIALFLFGEGLAIPFPTDTTVVTASALAARGHLSLALVFLVSTLSTTAGTTAAFYLGRTGSSFISRHAHRGGNALAHAHRFFERHGTSAVLFGRFVPVVRMLISVVAGVSQMDARRFTLYNLAGAAIWACAFCAIGYFFGHHASPFYHQIVRASLVAGFGLAALVTLAVAGGWLIEDVDATWRAEGTLWHRVLMSRPVRWLADRSPRAQSILFRRFSPAHYLGLNLTLGLGVSFVLLLVFAAIAQSVLSKTAIVRFDLDLAEVLHSGATPHGIAFSVAVTRLGTMSTTAVFGLPLAIWYSSRRGWLPLAGWLAALSGAEVLAWALKHAIHRDRPIFEIAYASEPSFSFPSSHVLGALVGYGMIAYFVICLTGSRFWRTSTILIGAMLVAAVGYSRLYLGLHFFSDVVGGLAAGAVWLTTCITALEVARRKQETESLGPIARHIHRDESPSSSLVRIRAEPTPQPEAPSSRKRGTRPGD; translated from the coding sequence GTGGCTGCGCATCTAGTTGGGCTCGTAGCACATTACGGCTATGCATTGATCGCCCTTTTCCTGTTCGGTGAAGGGCTGGCTATTCCGTTCCCGACCGATACGACGGTCGTCACCGCCTCGGCGCTCGCGGCGCGCGGCCATCTTTCGCTCGCGCTCGTCTTTCTCGTCTCGACGCTCTCGACCACGGCGGGGACGACCGCGGCATTCTACCTCGGCCGCACCGGCTCGAGCTTCATCTCGCGTCATGCCCACAGGGGCGGCAATGCCCTGGCCCACGCGCATCGCTTTTTCGAGCGGCATGGTACGAGCGCGGTGCTCTTCGGCCGCTTTGTGCCAGTTGTGCGTATGCTCATTTCGGTCGTCGCCGGCGTGTCGCAAATGGACGCCCGCCGCTTCACCTTGTACAATCTCGCCGGCGCCGCGATCTGGGCCTGCGCCTTCTGCGCCATCGGCTATTTCTTCGGTCATCACGCATCACCGTTCTATCATCAGATCGTACGCGCCTCTCTTGTCGCGGGCTTCGGACTCGCGGCGCTCGTCACACTCGCCGTCGCCGGCGGTTGGCTGATCGAGGACGTCGACGCCACCTGGCGCGCCGAGGGCACGTTGTGGCACCGGGTCTTGATGTCGCGGCCCGTGCGTTGGCTCGCCGATCGATCACCGCGTGCGCAGTCCATTCTCTTCCGTCGATTCTCACCGGCCCACTATCTCGGTCTCAACCTCACGCTTGGACTCGGCGTCAGCTTCGTCTTGCTGTTGGTCTTTGCCGCGATTGCGCAGAGCGTGTTGTCGAAGACTGCGATCGTCCGCTTCGATCTCGATCTCGCCGAAGTGTTGCACTCCGGTGCGACGCCTCACGGCATTGCCTTCTCGGTTGCGGTGACGCGGCTCGGAACCATGTCGACGACCGCGGTCTTCGGACTGCCCCTCGCGATCTGGTATTCGTCGCGCCGCGGTTGGCTGCCCCTCGCCGGCTGGCTCGCCGCACTCTCCGGCGCGGAAGTGCTCGCGTGGGCACTCAAGCATGCGATCCATCGCGACCGGCCGATCTTCGAGATCGCCTACGCCTCCGAGCCGTCGTTCAGTTTTCCCAGCAGCCATGTGCTCGGCGCGTTGGTGGGTTATGGCATGATTGCGTATTTCGTGATCTGCCTAACAGGTTCCCGATTCTGGCGCACCTCGACCATCCTCATCGGCGCAATGCTCGTCGCGGCCGTCGGGTACAGCCGGCTGTACCTCGGCCTTCATTTCTTCAGCGACGTCGTCGGTGGACTCGCCGCCGGCGCCGTCTGGCTGACCACCTGCATCACGGCGCTCGAAGTCGCACGGCGCAAGCAGGAAACGGAGTCTCTCGGCCCGATCGCTCGGCATATTCATCGCGATGAATCGCCATCGAGCAGTCTGGTCAGGATACGCGCCGAGCCGACGCCGCAACCCGAAGCGCCCTCCTCCCGTAAGCGAGGTACTCGACCAGGAGATTGA
- a CDS encoding (2Fe-2S)-binding protein translates to MSKHSVSVTVNGTAHRSEVEARLLLVHYLRDELRLTGTHIGCDTTHCGACTVLLDGKPVKSCTLFAVQADGRSVSTVEGLELGGELHAVQKAFKEEHALQCGFCTPGMMMSAVALLERNPSPSELEIRQAISGNLCRCTGYVNIVKAIQHAAADMRATRHTPAYVPAQEPAQVSR, encoded by the coding sequence ATGTCCAAGCACTCCGTTTCCGTCACCGTGAACGGCACGGCGCATCGCTCGGAGGTCGAGGCACGACTGCTACTCGTCCACTATCTGCGTGACGAGTTGCGCCTGACGGGCACCCACATCGGCTGCGACACGACGCACTGCGGCGCGTGTACCGTGCTGCTCGACGGCAAACCGGTGAAGTCGTGCACCTTGTTTGCGGTGCAAGCGGATGGACGCAGTGTGAGCACAGTCGAGGGCCTGGAGCTCGGGGGCGAACTGCACGCCGTGCAGAAAGCGTTCAAGGAGGAGCACGCGCTGCAGTGCGGCTTCTGTACGCCAGGAATGATGATGTCGGCGGTGGCGCTGCTCGAGCGCAATCCATCGCCGAGTGAGCTCGAGATCCGTCAGGCGATCTCGGGGAATCTGTGCCGCTGCACCGGGTACGTGAACATCGTCAAAGCCATTCAGCATGCCGCCGCGGACATGCGAGCAACGAGACACACGCCGGCGTATGTGCCGGCGCAGGAGCCGGCCCAAGTGAGCCGTTAG
- a CDS encoding Gfo/Idh/MocA family oxidoreductase yields MAPAPIRVGLIGYGLAGSVFHAPLIVSTPALRLAAIVTGDSDRRAKAAHDHPSARIVESADRLWDDARDLDFVVVATPNRTHVPLARAALDAGLPVVVDKPFAPTAAEGRALIAHASERNLLLTVFQNRRWDSDFLTVRQLASDGSLGTVFRLDSRFDRWRPIPKGGWRERGDPAEAGGLLYDLGSHLIDQALLLLGPVSDVYAELDRRAGRPVDDDAFVALAHASGARSHLTMTVVAAQPGPRFHIMGSRAAYLKFGSDVQEDALKRGEQPTRPGWGEEPPERWGTLGVADDRQSVRTVPGSYQDFYTGVAAALRESTAPPVDPNDSVAGLEIIEAAQQSAAGRQVVSIRRGS; encoded by the coding sequence ATGGCTCCAGCACCTATTCGCGTCGGTCTGATCGGCTATGGACTCGCCGGTTCGGTCTTTCACGCGCCGCTCATCGTTTCGACGCCGGCGTTGCGCCTGGCCGCGATCGTCACCGGCGACTCCGATCGGCGCGCGAAAGCCGCGCACGATCATCCGAGCGCGCGAATCGTGGAGAGCGCAGATCGACTCTGGGACGATGCCCGCGATCTCGACTTCGTCGTCGTCGCGACGCCGAATCGAACGCACGTGCCGCTCGCCCGAGCGGCGCTCGATGCGGGGCTACCGGTCGTCGTCGACAAGCCCTTCGCGCCGACTGCGGCCGAAGGTCGCGCACTGATCGCGCATGCCAGCGAACGTAACCTGCTGCTCACCGTCTTTCAGAATCGGCGATGGGACAGCGACTTTCTCACCGTTAGGCAATTGGCCTCGGACGGGAGCCTCGGAACCGTGTTTCGTCTCGATTCGCGCTTCGACCGTTGGCGGCCGATTCCGAAAGGAGGTTGGCGCGAACGCGGCGATCCCGCCGAGGCGGGCGGGCTACTGTACGATCTTGGGAGTCACCTGATCGATCAGGCGCTGTTGCTCCTTGGGCCCGTGTCCGATGTGTATGCCGAGCTGGATCGCCGCGCTGGGAGGCCGGTCGACGACGATGCCTTCGTCGCGCTGGCGCACGCATCGGGTGCGCGCTCACATCTAACGATGACCGTCGTGGCCGCGCAGCCTGGTCCGCGCTTCCACATCATGGGCAGTCGCGCCGCGTATTTGAAATTCGGGTCTGATGTTCAGGAAGATGCCTTGAAACGGGGCGAGCAGCCGACGCGGCCGGGCTGGGGTGAGGAGCCGCCCGAGCGCTGGGGCACGTTAGGCGTCGCCGACGACCGCCAATCGGTACGGACGGTGCCCGGCTCGTATCAGGATTTCTATACCGGCGTTGCGGCGGCGCTCCGCGAGAGCACGGCGCCGCCCGTCGACCCTAACGATTCGGTCGCCGGGCTCGAGATCATCGAGGCGGCGCAGCAGTCGGCGGCTGGCCGACAGGTCGTCTCGATCAGGCGCGGATCGTGA
- a CDS encoding heme-copper oxidase subunit III: protein MVLFCLTEAMLFAYLLASYLYVAVANREWPPPGFELPKLQLPLIMTALLLSSSGAAIWAEKGIERDERGRFRIGLLVAFGLGAAFLVLQMREYAEKLQHMGPREHAYVSLFFTITGFHGVHVAFGLVLMLYLGLRSLLGHFDAHRHLAVKNVFLYWHTVDGVWLAILTAIYLSPQFYR from the coding sequence ATGGTGCTCTTCTGCCTCACCGAGGCCATGCTCTTCGCCTATCTGCTCGCAAGCTATCTCTATGTCGCCGTCGCCAACCGAGAATGGCCGCCGCCTGGTTTCGAGCTCCCGAAACTCCAACTGCCGCTGATCATGACCGCGCTGCTCCTCTCGAGCAGCGGGGCGGCCATCTGGGCGGAGAAGGGCATCGAGCGAGACGAACGAGGCCGCTTTCGCATCGGATTGCTCGTCGCGTTCGGGCTTGGCGCCGCGTTCCTCGTTCTCCAGATGCGCGAGTACGCCGAGAAGCTGCAGCACATGGGACCACGCGAGCACGCGTACGTCTCGCTCTTCTTCACGATCACAGGCTTTCACGGTGTGCATGTGGCGTTCGGGCTCGTGCTGATGCTCTACCTCGGGCTTCGCTCACTGCTCGGACACTTCGATGCCCACCGGCACCTCGCCGTCAAGAACGTGTTCCTGTACTGGCATACCGTCGACGGCGTCTGGCTCGCGATATTGACCGCGATCTATCTCTCGCCCCAGTTCTATCGATGA